One genomic segment of Acinetobacter oleivorans DR1 includes these proteins:
- a CDS encoding aromatic-ring-hydroxylating dioxygenase subunit beta, with protein MNMNLQLLNEVTAFIWAEADMLDHSEYREWLNLWNEKGVYIIPIDPNLTDYENNLNYAYDDNHMRTLRVERLENGEAISTAPKANTVRSVSRVRVIQDQDNEIVLRCAQNLREFRKENLKHYTADITYHLTRDAATGFKINRKIINLVNSTDTLAGISYIL; from the coding sequence ATGAATATGAATCTGCAATTATTAAATGAAGTCACTGCTTTCATCTGGGCTGAAGCAGATATGTTGGACCACAGTGAATACCGTGAATGGCTCAATTTATGGAATGAAAAAGGTGTTTATATCATTCCGATTGACCCAAACCTCACTGACTACGAAAACAACTTAAATTATGCCTATGACGATAATCATATGCGTACTTTACGTGTAGAGCGTCTGGAAAATGGTGAAGCAATTTCTACAGCACCTAAAGCCAATACTGTACGTAGTGTTTCTCGTGTACGTGTTATTCAAGATCAAGATAATGAGATCGTTTTGCGTTGTGCTCAAAACTTGCGCGAGTTCCGTAAAGAAAACCTCAAGCATTACACAGCTGATATTACTTACCATTTGACTCGTGATGCGGCTACAGGCTTTAAGATTAACCGTAAAATCATTAACTTAGTTAACTCAACCGATACCTTAGCTGGTATTAGCTACATTCTTTAG
- a CDS encoding SDR family NAD(P)-dependent oxidoreductase yields the protein MKQVVLVTGAASGLGNVIAEYFASQGHQVVLSASTLEKAENAKVQSQYAQNMFPLKLDISVEADFHAAVQWIEEKFSKLDVLINNATVTKATPVLEITAADFDWVTQVNQRGTFQACQIIGQYMAKKGYGRIINMASLAGQNGGTATGAHYAATKGAIMTLTKIFAKEFAAKGVTVNAVAPGPMESPIVHSVVSDEKMEQFIQNIPVKSLGSMHFIAETCGLLASPNAGFVTGATWDINGGLFMR from the coding sequence ATGAAACAAGTTGTTTTAGTGACAGGTGCTGCTTCTGGACTCGGTAATGTGATTGCTGAATATTTTGCGAGCCAAGGCCATCAAGTGGTTTTGTCAGCAAGTACGCTTGAAAAAGCCGAAAATGCCAAGGTACAAAGTCAATATGCACAAAATATGTTTCCCTTGAAATTAGATATTTCGGTTGAAGCAGATTTTCATGCTGCGGTGCAATGGATTGAAGAGAAATTTTCTAAACTTGATGTGTTAATTAACAATGCCACCGTTACCAAAGCAACGCCCGTATTAGAAATTACTGCAGCCGATTTTGATTGGGTGACCCAAGTTAACCAACGCGGCACCTTTCAAGCTTGTCAAATTATTGGTCAATATATGGCTAAAAAAGGCTATGGACGCATCATTAATATGGCCTCGTTAGCAGGACAAAATGGCGGTACTGCAACGGGTGCACACTATGCGGCAACCAAAGGTGCAATTATGACGTTAACCAAAATTTTTGCCAAAGAATTTGCGGCAAAAGGGGTGACGGTTAATGCGGTTGCACCGGGTCCGATGGAATCTCCAATCGTTCATAGTGTGGTGTCTGACGAGAAAATGGAACAGTTCATCCAGAATATTCCGGTTAAATCCTTAGGAAGTATGCATTTTATTGCTGAAACTTGTGGGTTGCTCGCGAGTCCAAATGCGGGGTTTGTGACTGGTGCAACATGGGATATTAACGGTGGTTTATTCATGCGTTAA
- a CDS encoding PDR/VanB family oxidoreductase: MTTLYDVVVKNRHVEGGNIAVMEFESATSTTLPKVEAGAHIDVHLPNGMVRQYSLCQNPNDEGKFRLGILRDPESRGGSVSAFDEIKDGMQIQVSEPKNLFPLLKAKHSVLIGGGIGITPLITMAYQLAHEGESFELHYCGASPEHCAFVDEIKNGELAKYTTFHFKSEGASHRAFFESAIKDIDLESHIYTCGPVGFMDWVINLATTHDFPEQQIHKEYFQVETDTSGDSFEVVAERSGKIIMVEAGETILQALAKEGIDIEMSCEQGVCGTCMCDVIEGEPDHRDVYFTDEEKASNEQILVCCSRSKTPRLVLDI, from the coding sequence ATGACTACACTTTATGATGTTGTCGTTAAAAATCGCCATGTGGAAGGTGGAAATATTGCAGTCATGGAATTTGAATCTGCAACCTCTACAACATTGCCAAAAGTTGAAGCGGGTGCGCATATTGATGTGCACTTACCGAATGGCATGGTGCGCCAATATTCACTTTGTCAAAATCCAAATGACGAAGGAAAGTTCCGCCTTGGAATTTTACGTGACCCTGAATCACGTGGTGGCTCAGTCTCGGCTTTTGATGAAATTAAAGATGGTATGCAAATTCAGGTCAGTGAACCAAAAAATTTATTTCCACTTTTAAAAGCCAAACACAGTGTATTGATTGGCGGTGGAATTGGAATTACGCCGTTAATCACGATGGCTTATCAACTTGCACACGAAGGTGAATCATTTGAGCTTCACTACTGTGGTGCTAGCCCTGAACACTGTGCTTTTGTTGATGAAATTAAAAATGGTGAGTTAGCAAAATATACAACATTTCATTTTAAATCCGAAGGTGCAAGCCACAGAGCATTTTTTGAATCTGCCATTAAAGATATTGACCTTGAGAGCCATATTTATACCTGTGGTCCAGTCGGTTTCATGGACTGGGTGATTAACCTTGCTACAACTCACGATTTTCCTGAACAGCAAATCCACAAAGAATATTTCCAAGTTGAAACTGATACTTCTGGTGATTCATTTGAGGTGGTGGCTGAGCGTAGCGGAAAAATCATTATGGTTGAAGCTGGCGAAACCATTTTACAGGCTTTAGCTAAAGAAGGGATCGACATTGAAATGTCTTGCGAGCAAGGCGTATGCGGAACCTGTATGTGCGATGTAATTGAAGGCGAACCTGATCATCGAGATGTTTATTTTACTGATGAAGAAAAAGCCAGCAATGAACAAATATTGGTGTGCTGTTCGCGCTCTAAAACACCGAGACTAGTTTTAGATATCTAA
- a CDS encoding p-hydroxyphenylacetate 3-hydroxylase reductase component, with the protein MMNVLQQIDEFTVDPLQFRRALGNFATGVTIVTAQNAQGEKVGVTANSFNSVSLDPPLILWSIDKKSSSFSVFEQATHFAVNILSGTQIELSNKFSRRNIDKFADTNFQLGAGRAPILENCSAVFECERYQVIEGGDHWIIVGKVVRFHDQGRSPLVYHQGAYSCVMPHPSLQVKQTEQNGVDQTHYGHLYNNVCYLMSRAFKAYQTDYIPKQMASGFRTSESRLLLVLASGTASSKEDLPRDIAMPMQEVERSAEILKFEGLLVDHDNLYALTEKGKQTAQYLFDIADSHQNEVFKKYSEEQKDIFITMLRDFAGVA; encoded by the coding sequence ATGATGAATGTATTACAACAAATAGATGAGTTTACGGTCGATCCATTACAGTTCCGACGAGCATTAGGAAATTTTGCAACAGGTGTTACCATTGTTACTGCACAAAATGCACAAGGTGAGAAAGTCGGTGTAACTGCAAATAGTTTTAACTCGGTGTCACTCGACCCACCGCTTATTTTGTGGAGTATTGATAAAAAATCGTCAAGTTTTTCAGTATTTGAACAAGCCACACATTTTGCAGTCAATATTTTATCGGGCACGCAAATTGAACTGTCTAATAAGTTTTCGAGACGCAATATTGATAAATTTGCAGACACCAATTTTCAACTTGGTGCAGGACGTGCACCAATCTTAGAAAATTGTTCTGCGGTATTTGAGTGCGAACGCTATCAAGTGATAGAAGGTGGTGACCACTGGATTATTGTTGGTAAAGTGGTTCGTTTCCATGACCAAGGCCGAAGCCCGTTGGTCTACCATCAAGGCGCATATTCTTGTGTCATGCCGCATCCGAGCCTTCAAGTTAAGCAAACTGAACAGAACGGCGTAGACCAAACACATTATGGACACTTATATAACAATGTCTGCTATTTAATGAGTCGTGCTTTTAAAGCCTATCAAACCGACTATATTCCTAAGCAAATGGCTTCTGGGTTCCGTACCAGTGAATCACGTCTCTTACTTGTTTTGGCTAGTGGTACTGCTTCAAGTAAGGAAGATTTACCGCGCGATATTGCTATGCCAATGCAGGAAGTTGAAAGATCGGCTGAAATTCTAAAATTTGAAGGGTTGCTGGTCGATCACGATAATTTATACGCACTAACGGAAAAGGGTAAACAAACGGCACAGTATTTGTTTGATATCGCCGACAGCCACCAAAATGAGGTGTTTAAAAAGTATTCTGAGGAACAAAAAGATATTTTTATTACCATGCTGCGAGATTTTGCAGGAGTAGCATAA
- the feaR gene encoding transcriptional regulator FeaR: MNQYVSDALLTWTHHIKSVCGNFETDFDGTRNLFIGEVQCFLLGDTEIAFIKNNANKIVRKADEIDRVNNRFCFLILQYSGKMLLEYKNETLSLNEGDIVLVDPVETISMYPQGLVSQISVHLSREKLLKENISTEYFGKLITQNMSGFLLKNILKNMSAENIKLWYATEDGNAFEDALIALIKPTINYKNINSSNNLMEKAERYIIENLAKPDLTPKLIAEHIGVSLRHLYRLFLQENLSINKYIQLKRLEKVKADLLDKRNKQSSITQVALKWGFWDGAHFSKIFKKTYGISPKEFREGISV, translated from the coding sequence ATGAACCAATATGTAAGCGACGCATTACTCACATGGACGCACCATATTAAAAGTGTGTGCGGCAATTTTGAAACCGATTTTGACGGAACCCGTAATTTATTCATTGGTGAAGTTCAGTGCTTTTTATTGGGTGATACCGAAATTGCTTTTATCAAAAACAATGCCAATAAAATTGTCCGAAAAGCCGATGAAATCGATCGAGTGAATAATCGTTTTTGCTTTTTGATTTTACAGTATTCGGGAAAAATGCTGCTCGAATATAAAAATGAAACCTTAAGCCTAAATGAAGGCGATATTGTGTTGGTGGACCCGGTCGAAACAATTTCGATGTATCCGCAAGGTTTGGTAAGTCAGATTTCAGTCCATCTGTCGCGTGAAAAATTACTTAAAGAAAATATTAGTACCGAATATTTTGGAAAACTGATTACTCAAAATATGAGTGGTTTTTTGCTCAAGAATATTTTGAAAAATATGTCTGCTGAAAACATTAAACTTTGGTACGCAACCGAAGATGGTAATGCTTTTGAAGATGCGTTAATTGCTTTAATCAAACCCACAATTAATTATAAAAATATTAATAGCTCAAATAATCTTATGGAAAAAGCTGAGCGTTATATTATAGAAAACTTAGCAAAACCAGATTTAACACCTAAATTAATTGCAGAGCATATTGGGGTATCGCTGCGTCATCTCTACCGTTTATTTCTTCAAGAAAATTTATCTATTAACAAATATATACAGCTCAAACGCCTAGAAAAAGTCAAAGCAGATTTGCTTGATAAAAGAAATAAACAAAGCTCAATTACCCAAGTTGCCTTGAAATGGGGTTTTTGGGACGGCGCTCATTTCTCAAAAATCTTTAAAAAGACTTATGGTATTTCTCCTAAAGAATTTAGAGAGGGTATCTCGGTTTAA
- the tynA gene encoding primary-amine oxidase produces MKPMRKQRLLNDIQKILALNLSIAASFWGLNTQAFAHGGKAEMVSLYQNMSEQGAKVVKDDFTNTYMITKGSMVVRAKPNSDQVLVNGKPFKLSVPLLIKDGKPVIGKDFFNEVFQSGLDQTFKIENTFHPLNSLNSDEIKKTFDVINRSKYAYKNMRFAELKLKEPEKAKVWDYFINHKEFKEDRIASFILLKGSQAIEGEVNLNTQQVTKWNVLKDTHGMVLLDNFEAVQRVIETSKEYQEALRKRGITDVKKVIATPLTVGYFGGKDGLDKQLNILKVVAYLDVGDGNYWAHPIENLVAVVDLDKEKIIKIEEGAIIPVPMANRPYMSNKPVASKLKPLNITEPEGKNFSITGQTIHWGNWCLHVALDSRVGLQLSTVTYKDKGVKRKVMYEGNLGGMVVPYGDPDIGWYFKSYLDSGEYGMGTLTSSILPGTDAPDNAVLLDAVIADYKGQPQVIPNAIAVFERYAGPEYKHHEIFGNQDASEARRELVIRWISTVGNYDYMFDWVFAQNGVIGINAGATGIEAVKGVKSRTMHDSTAKEDTKYGTLIDHNIVGTTHQHIYNFRLDMDVDGENNSFMHMDPVVKANDKGGVRTSSMQIDSKVITNEQNAAEKFDPSTIRLLTNFNKENKLGNPVSYQLIPFAGGTHPVAKGANFSKDEWLFKRLNFMDKQIWVTQYNPDERYPEGKYSNRSTHDTGLGQFIGNNENIENKDLVVWMTTGTTHVARAEEWPIMPTEWVNTLIKPWNFFDSTPTLNLGEEEQNTQHDHH; encoded by the coding sequence ATGAAACCAATGCGTAAACAACGATTATTGAATGACATACAAAAAATACTGGCACTTAACTTATCAATCGCTGCAAGCTTTTGGGGACTCAATACTCAAGCGTTTGCGCATGGTGGCAAGGCCGAAATGGTCTCACTTTATCAAAACATGAGTGAGCAAGGCGCTAAAGTTGTCAAAGACGATTTTACCAATACTTATATGATCACCAAAGGTTCTATGGTGGTTCGAGCTAAACCCAATTCAGATCAGGTTTTGGTGAACGGCAAACCTTTCAAGCTCAGCGTGCCTTTACTAATCAAAGATGGTAAGCCTGTTATTGGAAAAGACTTTTTTAATGAAGTATTCCAGTCTGGTTTAGATCAAACTTTTAAAATTGAAAATACGTTTCACCCGCTCAATAGCCTAAACTCTGACGAAATTAAAAAGACCTTTGATGTGATTAATCGCTCGAAATACGCCTATAAAAATATGCGTTTTGCCGAGTTAAAGCTTAAAGAACCTGAAAAAGCCAAAGTCTGGGATTACTTTATTAATCACAAAGAATTTAAAGAAGATCGTATTGCCTCATTTATTTTATTAAAGGGGAGTCAAGCGATTGAAGGTGAAGTTAACCTTAACACTCAACAAGTCACCAAATGGAATGTACTTAAAGACACTCATGGAATGGTGTTGCTCGATAATTTTGAAGCCGTACAGCGTGTAATTGAGACAAGTAAAGAATATCAGGAGGCTTTACGGAAACGTGGCATTACCGATGTGAAGAAAGTGATTGCTACACCACTAACTGTTGGATATTTTGGCGGTAAAGATGGTCTGGACAAACAACTCAATATATTAAAAGTCGTCGCTTACCTCGATGTAGGCGATGGTAATTATTGGGCGCATCCAATTGAAAATTTAGTTGCTGTAGTGGATTTAGATAAAGAAAAAATTATCAAGATTGAAGAAGGCGCAATCATTCCTGTACCGATGGCAAATCGACCTTATATGTCGAATAAGCCCGTAGCAAGTAAGCTAAAACCACTCAATATTACTGAACCTGAGGGTAAGAACTTTAGCATTACTGGCCAAACCATACATTGGGGGAATTGGTGTTTGCATGTGGCCTTAGATTCTCGTGTTGGCTTACAGCTTTCAACGGTGACCTATAAAGATAAAGGCGTTAAGCGTAAAGTTATGTATGAAGGGAACTTGGGTGGAATGGTAGTTCCATATGGTGACCCTGATATTGGATGGTACTTCAAATCCTATTTAGACTCTGGCGAATATGGTATGGGGACACTTACCTCATCTATTCTTCCGGGAACAGATGCACCTGACAACGCTGTTTTACTTGATGCTGTGATTGCAGACTACAAAGGCCAGCCACAAGTGATTCCAAATGCGATTGCTGTGTTTGAACGTTATGCTGGGCCTGAATATAAACATCACGAAATTTTTGGCAATCAAGATGCCAGTGAAGCACGCCGTGAACTTGTCATTCGCTGGATTAGTACGGTTGGAAACTACGATTACATGTTTGACTGGGTATTTGCCCAAAATGGTGTAATTGGGATTAATGCGGGTGCAACAGGTATTGAAGCTGTTAAAGGCGTTAAATCACGCACCATGCATGACAGTACTGCCAAAGAAGACACCAAATATGGAACTTTAATTGACCATAATATTGTGGGTACAACGCATCAGCACATCTATAATTTCCGCTTAGACATGGATGTCGATGGTGAAAACAACAGCTTTATGCATATGGACCCTGTAGTGAAAGCCAACGACAAAGGCGGTGTTCGTACAAGTTCAATGCAAATTGACAGTAAAGTCATTACGAATGAGCAAAATGCAGCTGAAAAATTTGATCCATCCACCATTCGTTTACTCACGAATTTCAATAAGGAAAATAAATTAGGTAATCCAGTTTCTTACCAACTCATTCCGTTTGCAGGTGGAACACACCCTGTGGCAAAAGGAGCCAATTTCTCTAAAGATGAATGGTTATTTAAACGTTTGAACTTTATGGATAAGCAAATTTGGGTGACTCAGTACAACCCAGACGAACGCTATCCAGAAGGGAAATATTCAAACCGTTCAACTCATGACACAGGGTTAGGACAATTCATTGGCAACAATGAAAATATTGAAAATAAAGACCTTGTAGTGTGGATGACAACAGGAACAACCCATGTGGCACGTGCTGAAGAGTGGCCAATCATGCCAACAGAATGGGTGAATACACTCATCAAACCTTGGAACTTCTTTGACAGTACCCCGACTTTAAACTTGGGTGAAGAAGAGCAAAACACACAGCACGACCATCACTAA
- a CDS encoding GMC family oxidoreductase — protein MDQQYDYIVIGAGSAGCVVAARLLEAKAGRVLVLEAGSRDSSMFHTIPATVVKVFQQKSWQYMTVPQKYCNHREMILAQGKVLGGGSSVNGMIYCRGQRQDYDLWASEWGCNQWSYQDVLPFFKKAEKNESLADEYHGQDGILPVSENRYRHPLTLACIKAGQQMGMNYVNDINGWDQAGVGFYQTTTQNGSRASTSKTYLKSVENHPDLTVITDALVHKIETQGDQVTGVTYSVGGKSPITIKAQKEVILSAGAIGSPKVLLLSGIGPKQHLDELGIECIRDLPVGDNFHDHLHMSVNATVTTNNSLLGEDQGLTAVRHFLQWCFTRSGLLTTNILEGGGFIDTNNNGRPDVQFHFLPVLDNFDNTPGEKAAAQAHGLTIKVGHVQPKARGTLRLRSKDPKDLPVIDPNYLGHQEDIDVNIRAVQAGLRLLQQPALKAIVKEVIEPANIDPDDIEAIDRWMRQNIKTVYHPAGSCKMGNAPQDSVTDQTLKVHGFKNLRVVDCSICPQVPSGNTNAIAIMIGERGADFILNQVA, from the coding sequence ATGGATCAACAATATGACTATATCGTGATTGGTGCTGGCTCAGCAGGTTGTGTGGTCGCAGCACGACTATTAGAAGCCAAGGCAGGGCGCGTTCTTGTTTTAGAGGCTGGAAGCCGCGATAGCAGTATGTTTCATACTATACCTGCAACAGTAGTTAAAGTATTCCAGCAAAAATCATGGCAATACATGACTGTTCCGCAGAAATATTGTAATCATCGTGAAATGATCCTTGCACAAGGAAAAGTGTTGGGAGGTGGAAGCTCGGTTAATGGCATGATCTATTGCCGAGGCCAACGACAGGATTATGATTTATGGGCTTCGGAATGGGGATGCAATCAGTGGTCTTATCAGGATGTGCTGCCTTTTTTTAAGAAAGCAGAAAAAAATGAAAGTCTTGCTGATGAATATCATGGACAAGATGGCATTTTACCTGTCAGTGAAAACCGCTATCGCCATCCTTTAACGCTTGCTTGTATTAAAGCAGGTCAACAAATGGGGATGAATTATGTCAATGATATTAATGGTTGGGATCAGGCGGGTGTAGGGTTTTATCAAACTACTACTCAAAACGGTTCTAGGGCGAGTACTTCTAAAACCTATTTAAAGTCAGTCGAAAACCACCCAGATCTTACAGTCATTACGGATGCCTTAGTACATAAAATTGAAACTCAAGGGGATCAGGTTACTGGGGTGACTTATAGTGTTGGCGGAAAATCACCAATTACGATAAAGGCTCAAAAAGAAGTCATTCTGAGTGCTGGTGCAATTGGCAGTCCTAAGGTTTTATTACTTTCGGGAATTGGTCCAAAACAGCATTTAGATGAACTCGGAATAGAATGCATTCGTGACTTACCTGTAGGTGACAATTTTCACGACCATTTGCATATGTCGGTTAATGCGACAGTAACAACCAATAATAGTCTGCTCGGTGAAGACCAAGGTTTAACCGCAGTACGACACTTTTTACAATGGTGTTTTACACGTTCAGGATTGCTAACCACCAATATTCTAGAAGGTGGTGGTTTTATTGACACCAATAACAATGGTCGACCTGATGTCCAATTTCATTTTTTACCTGTGCTGGATAATTTCGATAATACCCCAGGTGAAAAAGCAGCGGCTCAGGCACATGGCCTTACCATTAAAGTCGGACATGTACAGCCAAAAGCACGTGGGACTTTACGTTTACGCAGTAAAGATCCAAAAGATTTACCTGTTATTGACCCTAATTATTTAGGCCATCAAGAAGATATTGATGTAAATATCCGTGCGGTACAGGCTGGACTTCGCTTATTACAACAACCAGCATTGAAAGCGATTGTCAAAGAAGTGATTGAGCCTGCAAATATCGATCCTGATGATATTGAAGCGATTGATCGATGGATGCGCCAGAACATTAAAACGGTCTATCACCCCGCAGGTAGCTGCAAAATGGGCAATGCTCCGCAAGATTCGGTCACCGATCAGACGCTTAAAGTACATGGTTTTAAAAATTTACGTGTGGTGGATTGTTCTATTTGCCCACAAGTTCCAAGCGGCAATACTAACGCAATTGCCATCATGATTGGTGAACGAGGTGCAGACTTTATTTTGAATCAGGTCGCGTAG